The DNA region TTGAATAACTGGTGGGCGCGCGCCCTAATGGTACGGGTAGTTGCAGCCCTGTGTTGCTAAATCCAACGCAATAACCATACATCTCGTCTGGTTGATTTCACGCGCCAGTATGCCCTGCAAAGAAAATACATGCCGATCAGAAATACGGCCCACACTAAATAGGCTCGCCACAATGCTGGCTCATATCCTACCGGCCAATCATCAGAACCCGCCGTGAGCATATTTACCGCATTACCGTAGTTCAAAGCGGTCCAGATTTGTGAGGATAAATGAATCAATGGAATATGTAGCAAATAGAAAAACAGCGGCACCTTACCGAAAGTAGCTAATATACTTGCCCCCCAAAACTGGAATCGCTGGGCAAATGCCATTAGTAATAAACATAATCCCAAGGTAATAGCGATAAATTGCAGCGATGCGGGATATTTACTCACATTCAGAAAGGACAAAATGGAAAAAACAGAGGTTGATTGGGCGAGATAAGGAGAAGGATCACCGTATTGTCCCCAGGCCCGTAATACAATAAACAGGCACAATGAGGCCCCACCCAATAAGGTAGTCCAGGGCACAATATGTTGGGGATATTTTACATACAAGTGGCCCAATAAATAACCCAACAACATCACTCCGGGCCAAGGTAACAAAGGATAGGCGATGAAAAAGTGATACCCGCTGTTAAACACTTCGAACCCACCGCGTTGATGCAAAATATGCCACCACCACTGCCATCCATCGGTGGGCTGAATACCATTTAACAAATCATGTCCAGCCACCATTATTACTGCCAATAGTGCCAGTGGCAAAACAGGCAACCAAATAGCGGCGGCACAGAAAATCATTGATAAACCGATAACCCAAATCACTTG from Cellvibrio japonicus Ueda107 includes:
- a CDS encoding DUF1624 domain-containing protein, which encodes MSSMTHTDRYQGIDVIRGLAIVLMALDHIRDYWAPTAFSTLDLSHTSPAWFMTRWITHFCAPAFIFLAGVSAYLQLAKQGDKMALSRYLLLRGLWLVLLEIVVVNISWKAALPIDYLWLQVIWVIGLSMIFCAAAIWLPVLPLALLAVIMVAGHDLLNGIQPTDGWQWWWHILHQRGGFEVFNSGYHFFIAYPLLPWPGVMLLGYLLGHLYVKYPQHIVPWTTLLGGASLCLFIVLRAWGQYGDPSPYLAQSTSVFSILSFLNVSKYPASLQFIAITLGLCLLLMAFAQRFQFWGASILATFGKVPLFFYLLHIPLIHLSSQIWTALNYGNAVNMLTAGSDDWPVGYEPALWRAYLVWAVFLIGMYFLCRAYWRVKSTRRDVWLLRWI